A segment of the Butyrivibrio fibrisolvens genome:
CCGCTGCAGTAAGAGTTTTGGCAGTCATGTAAAAAAGTTTTTCAGCCTTCCCCTGGCCTATGGCTGCTATAGACGGAAACAACGTTGTAATGGTCTTTCCGGTTCCTGTTGGAGCTTCAAGGAAAAGTTTTTTGCCATGGACGATAGTCCTGTAGACGCCCGATGCCAGCTCCTTTTGACCCTTTCTGTAAGGGAACGGGAAATTGCAGCTTTTTATAGAGCTTGTTCGTATAGATGACCACTCTGCTTCAAAATCCGCAAAGACCTTGTACTTGTCTACGACTTCCTCAAACCAGCTGACAATCTCAGATGCAGTATATGTGAAGTTAAAATACTTGATCGCCTCATTTTCAAGACTGCAGTAGGTCATCCTGACACCTATCTGCTCGAGACTGTTCTGGATAAGGTATATAGCTGCATAGACCTTGGCCTGAGCCAGGTGAACAGGAACAGGTTCTTCCATATGATCAAGATTTCTGTATGTTCCTTTAATTTCGTCGATCACTACCGGATCGCCTTCTTCTATTCCGTCAGCACGTCCTTCGATAATAAGATCATATTTGGATGTATGGATATTATAAGAAAGAGGAACTTCTGCATGGTAAGAAGGACCCTGCATCTTCTGAATCTTACGATGGATCCTTCCCCCTTCAAGCATGGCATTTTCAGCTGATGTATGTATACGATTGTCTATATCACCCTGCCTTAAGATAAACTCCACAAGGCCTCTAACAGAAATATTGATCTGCATTACTGTCCTCTTATCTTCCTGTCTTTCTTTATAGGGTCAAAAAAAGACCCTTCATGGATTATACCACGAAGAGCCTTTATATATATGCGCTTTTCGGATATCAAAACAATAAATTGTTTTGATATCTAATGATTGAAAAGTGAAGCTTTTCAATCATCTTATACAGCAAATGAAGCAAGGTATGATTCGAATGCTTCATTCTTACCAAAGAAGCTAACTGTAAGTTTTCTTGTAAGGTCAAGTCCAAGTATTCCAAGGATAGACTTAGCATCAACTACTACGTGTCCGTAAGAAATATCAACATCAAAATCGCACTTCTCTGCTGCTCTTACGAAATCTTTAACTTCTGAAGGTGATAATTTTATAACATGCTGTATTCTTTCTGTAACCATAATTCTAACTTCCTTTCAAACTAAAAACCGAACTGTAAAATACTATTCCTCGTCCAATTCCTGTTTATTATATAGCATGTATGCTAATTGTAAAGGCTTTACAGGGCTAAAAATTGCACAAACTTTATGCTCAATATAGCTCATAGTCGCTTGAAAATGCTCAATTTTAATCATGCATATATGTATTATTAACATTATTACGATTATTTATGATTCTTTTTTGTGATTTTTGGTATGGAAATCCATAAAAGCCTCCTGCATGTGATTGCGCAACTTTTTTGCGCAGACATGACAGACCATTCACTATATTTCGATTATTTTGTTTCCTATGATGCATTTTTACATTATTAATCAGTTTTTTATTTCAAACTTTACTTGAAATGAATAAAAAAAAGAGTTTTAATAAGAAAGTAGTTTTTTTATGCAAAAATCGAAAGGTATATACCACTATGGCAAAGCTTAAATTTCCCAAAGAGTATCATTCAGAGTTAAGTCTCCATGATACACAGGTTGCAATCAAAACAGTTAAAGACTTTTTCCAGAGCATGCTGTCAGCTCGCCTGAATCTTCAGCGTGTTTCAGCTCCTTTATTTGTAGATCCAACATCAGGACTTAATGATAATCTTAATGGTGTTGAGCGCCCTGTTGCATTCGACATACTTAATGACAATGATCACACAGGAGAAATTGTTCAGTCTCTTGCAAAATGGAAGCGCTTTGCTCTTAAAAAATACGGATTTGACGTTGAAGAAGGTCTTTATACAGATATGAATGCTATCCGTCGTGATGAAGAGACAGATAATATTCATTCTATCTTTGTAGACCAGTGGGATTGGGAGAAGGTTATCCGCAAGGAAGACCGTAACCTTGACTACCTTAAAGAAACAGTACGTCAGGTTTATAAGATCCTTAGAAAAACAGAAAAGTTCCTTTCTATTCAGTATGACTATATCGAAGAGATCCTTCCTCACGATATCTTCTTTATCACAACACAGGAGCTTGAAGATATGTTCCCTGAATATTCTCCAAAGGAACGTGAATACTACATCACTAAGGCAAAAGGTGCTGTATGTATCATGAAGATCGGTGATAAGCTTGCATCAGGCGAGCCTCACGACGGACGTGCTCCTGACTATGATGACTGGGAACTTAACGCAGATATTCTTGTATACTATCCTGTACTTGATATCGCACTTGAGCTTTCATCAATGGGTATCCGTGTAGATGAGAACTCTCTCAAGACACAGCTTGAAAAGGCAGGTTGCACAGAGCGTGCAGAGCTTCCTTTCCAGAAGGCTATTCTTAATAAGGAACTGCCTTATACTATCGGTGGTGGTATCGGACAGTCACGTATATGTATGTTCTTCCTGCGCAAGGCTCATATAGGTGAAGTCCAGAGTTCTCTCTGGCCACTCGAAACCGAGAAAGAATGCGCAGAGAACGGAATTCAGCTTTTATAATGATAGACATTAAACAAGTAGAAAAAAAGCCAACTGTAGTACTGGTTGGACTTAATACAGATCGCGACGAAGACCTCTTTGCAAGTTCCATGCAGGAACTCAGAGGTCTATCTGAAGCGGCAGGAATGAAGGTCTGCGCTGTTGTGACTCAGAATGCTGAGGCACCTACGCAGGCCACTTTTGTTGGTAGCGGTAAGGTTGAGGAGATAAAGACCCGTATCGAATACGATGATGCAGACGCTGTCATCTTCAATCAGACGCTTTCACCCATGCAGATCAGAAACCTTGAGAAGATCCTGGACAGGGAAGTTATCGACAGAACTGCCCTTATCCTTCAGATATTTGCTGACAGAGCACGTACAAGGGAGGCAAGACTTCAGGTAGAATCTGCAAGACTTCAGTACCTTCTTCCAAGGCTTTCCCATATGAGAACAGGTCTTACAAGACAGGGCGGCGCCAGCGGTTCAAAATCAAGTAAAGGTGCCGGTGAGAAGCAGCTCGAGCTTGACAGAAGACACATAGAGCATCGCCTGGCTGAGCTTAGAAGAGAACTTGAAGCAGTTAACAAGGAAAGGTCTACTCAGAGAAGCAGACGTCTTTCATCTTCTGTTCCAAAGGTTGCACTTGTCGGATATACCAATGCCGGCAAATCCACTATCATGAACCATCTTATTAACGACTTTGCTGATGGCAATACTGATGAAAAGAAGGTTCTTGAGCAAGATATGCTCTTTGCTACCCTTGATACCACTATAAGAAAGATCTCTCCTGCAGGTCACAGATCTTTTCTTTTGTCAGATACTGTAGGATTTATAGATGACCTTCCAACAACACTTGTTAAGGCCTTCAGATCAACACTTGAAGAGATCAAGTATGCTGATCTTCTTCTGGAAGTCATAGATTTTTCTGATCCTGATCATGCGAGACATATGGAAGTTACTGATAAGACTCTTGCTGAGATCGGAGCAGGTGAAATACCAAAAATATATGTATTCAATAAGTCGGATATAGCAGATGAATTAGGAACCACAATGGTTCAGCTTCCCTATGTTCGTGATCACAGAATATATATGGCTGCTGCCAAGGATATCGGAACAGAAGAACTTTTGTCCCTTATAGACAAAGTCCTTCTGGAAGGAAGTCAGGAATGTGAACTTCTGATCCCGTATTCAAAGGGCAGCATTCTGGCTGCCATCAATGAAGGATCTGAAGTCATAAACACTGAATACCTTCCGGAAGGCACTAAGATAATTGCTAAATTAAAGAAAAAAGATGTAAATAAATATGCTGAATATATCAGCAGCACTTCTGAAGTGCACCGCAGGAAGCAAGCAGACAATTCTTAAGATCTTGTACTGTATCAACAATTTTCTCTGCTCCTGCATTCTTAAGCTCGAGATATGTACCATAGCCGTATGTTACGCCAATAGCCATGAGGTCATGATTGCATGCTCCGACCATATCGTAGCATCTGTCACCGACCATGGCTGTTTCATCGGCATTGGCCATAAGTCTTCTAAGAGCTTCTTCAACGACTTCGTTCTTATCAGTACGACGTCCATCAAGCTCACTTCCAATGATCACATCAAAATATGATGTAAGGCCAAAGTGGTTAAGAACTTTGTATACCATTACCTGAGGTTTGCTCGAAGCAATAGCAAGCTTAAGTCCTGCATTGTGGCAAGCTTTAAGCATATCTTCAACACCCTCATAAGGCTTATTTTCGTATACTCCAATAGGGTTGTAGTATTCACGGAACTTATCTACTGCTCTGAGCATATGCTTCTCATCCATTCCGTAATGTTCCATAAAGGTCTTATTAAGCGGAGGACCTACAAAGAACCCAAGTTTAGAAATGTCGGGTTCATCTATTCCCTGGTCTTTAAGCGCATACTGCGCAGCCTTGGTAATGCCAAGACCGGAATCGGTTAATGTGCCATCAAGATCAAATAATACATACTTCAGCATTCGTTTTTCTCCTGGAGTTTGTTATTTTGGTTATGACTTCTTGAAGCAATAAAAGAAGCCATAAATGAACAATAGTCAACACGTATAATTAAATGTACGATATAATGACAGTTCCTAGCAATAGCCATTTCATTTAAAATGCATAAATTGTTTGATGGTTCTTTGTGCACTTCTTCCAAAATATACGGTTTTTCTTTAATTTTTGACTTTCACTAATAGGGTTACAAGCAATTATTTTTAGAAAAAAACGTTCTTGCATTAAACCTGGCTCTGTGCTAGATTAAATGCAGTTAAAGAATTGAATATCTGCTAGGGGAGCTTTGCTGAGAAGAGGTTCTTAAGTATTTAGATGCGTATGGATCTCGACCCTTATTACTTGAACCGGGTAATACCGGCGTAAGGAAGCGTTTTTTCTAATATTTCTGCATGTCTGCAGAATGTTTCCCTTGTGCATATTCAAAAATCTAATATTTTTACAGCTAATGCTGCAAGGAGGGATATTCAATGTCACTATTCTTTAATGCCGTAACTTATGAAGGCGAAACCACTTATTCGCTAACTACTGCCGGCTACACTTTATTTGCAGTTTTACTGCTTGCCGCAGTAATTGTCGCATGCTTTTTCAAAAACACCAAGAATGAGCAAAAATTCAGCACTCGTCAGCTTGTTGTATCAGCTATGTGCATAGCAGTCGCATTTGTACTTTCAAATGTGAAGATCATCAAGTTGCCACAGGGCGGATCCGTAACTCTTTTATCCATGTTCTTTGTTTGCTTCGTGGGCTATGTCTATGGTCTTAGAAGTGGTCTTATGGCAGGTCTTGCATATGGTCTTCTTCAGATGATCGTAGATCCTTATATCGTAAGCGTTCCGCAGCTTCTTTTTGATTATGTATTTGCTTTCATGGCTCTGGGACTTTCTGGTCTTACAAGCACCAAGAAATACGGATTGTATACAGGATATTTAATAGGTATAGCCGGCCGTATGACTTTTGCAGTTCTTTCAGGTGTTATCTTCTTTGGAATGTATGCGCCGGAAGGGCAGAATGTGTGGGTTTACTCATTTGGATATAATGGTCTTTATATCATCACAGAGGCAGCTATCACATTTGCAGTGCTTCTGATCCCAACTGTAAGAAAGAGTCTTAACTCGATCAGAGTTGCAGCCAACGAATCCGATTCAAAGAGAATCGTATTAAACAAACTGGCATCATAAATAATTTGTTGTAAACTGAACGAGGTCGCCCTCAGCCGTAGGGGCTGTGGACGACCTTTCGTCTTTTGCAACTAAATAATTTATTCCTTCCAGTTATATATTCTATGCATTTGGCATACTCTTGCCAGATTTCGGTTCTATGTATTGCATATGTTGGGGCTATATGCTTACGCTCTCACCTAAAGCAAATGAATATAGGTAGCGTTCTTTGACTTTCATGTGGGTCATGCGTTCAAGGGCTCTTGTGTAATAGTCGATCTGAACTTTATAGCGCTTGGTAAGGTCTGAAGCTTCCTTAACGTGGTCAGTTTTGTAGTCTACAAGAACTATTTGGTCGTCTTCTACAAACCATGCATCTATTACGCCCTGTATGAGCATTATCTCTCCATCTGGGAGGTTTTCGGACAGTTCTTTAGCAGGGATTCCCATCATGAACTGGCGTTCTCTTTGGAGGTTACCACTACGAGCTGCTTCTTTATATCTTCTTCCAAGGTCTGTTTCAAAGAAATGGATGATGTCTTTAGCAAATATACTCTTAACGCTATCCTGGTCCATTCTTCCTTCGACTTCTTTTTTCTCAAGAAAATCTAGTATATCTTTTACATTAATAATATCTTTTGAGAATATTCCGTTATCAAGTAGTTCCATGACGCGGTGGTAGGCTGTTCCTCTTCCTGCGCCGGAGAGTTTTTCTTCCTTATCTGAGATGAATCTAGGTACTATTTCCTC
Coding sequences within it:
- a CDS encoding HPr family phosphocarrier protein; translation: MVTERIQHVIKLSPSEVKDFVRAAEKCDFDVDISYGHVVVDAKSILGILGLDLTRKLTVSFFGKNEAFESYLASFAV
- the asnA gene encoding aspartate--ammonia ligase, whose amino-acid sequence is MAKLKFPKEYHSELSLHDTQVAIKTVKDFFQSMLSARLNLQRVSAPLFVDPTSGLNDNLNGVERPVAFDILNDNDHTGEIVQSLAKWKRFALKKYGFDVEEGLYTDMNAIRRDEETDNIHSIFVDQWDWEKVIRKEDRNLDYLKETVRQVYKILRKTEKFLSIQYDYIEEILPHDIFFITTQELEDMFPEYSPKEREYYITKAKGAVCIMKIGDKLASGEPHDGRAPDYDDWELNADILVYYPVLDIALELSSMGIRVDENSLKTQLEKAGCTERAELPFQKAILNKELPYTIGGGIGQSRICMFFLRKAHIGEVQSSLWPLETEKECAENGIQLL
- the hflX gene encoding GTPase HflX → MIDIKQVEKKPTVVLVGLNTDRDEDLFASSMQELRGLSEAAGMKVCAVVTQNAEAPTQATFVGSGKVEEIKTRIEYDDADAVIFNQTLSPMQIRNLEKILDREVIDRTALILQIFADRARTREARLQVESARLQYLLPRLSHMRTGLTRQGGASGSKSSKGAGEKQLELDRRHIEHRLAELRRELEAVNKERSTQRSRRLSSSVPKVALVGYTNAGKSTIMNHLINDFADGNTDEKKVLEQDMLFATLDTTIRKISPAGHRSFLLSDTVGFIDDLPTTLVKAFRSTLEEIKYADLLLEVIDFSDPDHARHMEVTDKTLAEIGAGEIPKIYVFNKSDIADELGTTMVQLPYVRDHRIYMAAAKDIGTEELLSLIDKVLLEGSQECELLIPYSKGSILAAINEGSEVINTEYLPEGTKIIAKLKKKDVNKYAEYISSTSEVHRRKQADNS
- a CDS encoding HAD hydrolase-like protein; translated protein: MLKYVLFDLDGTLTDSGLGITKAAQYALKDQGIDEPDISKLGFFVGPPLNKTFMEHYGMDEKHMLRAVDKFREYYNPIGVYENKPYEGVEDMLKACHNAGLKLAIASSKPQVMVYKVLNHFGLTSYFDVIIGSELDGRRTDKNEVVEEALRRLMANADETAMVGDRCYDMVGACNHDLMAIGVTYGYGTYLELKNAGAEKIVDTVQDLKNCLLASCGALQKCC
- the thiT gene encoding energy-coupled thiamine transporter ThiT, translated to MSLFFNAVTYEGETTYSLTTAGYTLFAVLLLAAVIVACFFKNTKNEQKFSTRQLVVSAMCIAVAFVLSNVKIIKLPQGGSVTLLSMFFVCFVGYVYGLRSGLMAGLAYGLLQMIVDPYIVSVPQLLFDYVFAFMALGLSGLTSTKKYGLYTGYLIGIAGRMTFAVLSGVIFFGMYAPEGQNVWVYSFGYNGLYIITEAAITFAVLLIPTVRKSLNSIRVAANESDSKRIVLNKLAS